TGTGCGGGTGGGGACAGGTTGTAATACTGATAATGCTTTGGTCGTATCATTTTAAAGGGTTAGCAACTTGGTTTTTTGGGTATTTTTTGTAATTTTGTAGAGAGACAGTCACTTATTGCAAAATTTACCAAATTAGTGGATTTTAGAGGCGGGTATTGAGTTGCCCGCCTTTTTTGTCATTTATTAAACTTATGCTCCTGACACCAGTTTGATTTTCCAACTTTGAAATCACCAATTCCACAACGGAGATTCTTTTCACGCTCCCAATAACTTCCGGGCATAAAAGAAGGTTCTTTCACTATTTCACTCGTAAAGTGAAGACAATTACCACAGCAAGGGCACTTCTTCTGAAAACCCTGCTTTTCTCTGTTTTCTGACTGTTTACTCATATCTTTTTTCTTTTAAACGTTTCTTTTATTCCATTTTTCAATAATTTCATTTTCATGCTGCTCAAATTGAGGCGCAAACGTAAAACCGTCGCTATTTTTCTTGCAAAATACAGTAATCTCTATAGCAGGATTTACATAGCAATTATCATTCTTACATGATAAACAGAGTGATGCAGGTAAATATTGACGTTCTAACACTGGTATTTCACCACAAAATGGGCATGGCAATATTACTTTTTTATTCATTTCTATTCTGATTTAAGTTTCTTAATCACATCATCAACAACATTCCTTGCATCCTCTGATAGATTGTCATATTCCCAAAATGATAGTCTCCCTTTTGCCGGAATAGGCTTTTTGAATAACACAGGATTAGCCAATACCCAGTTATAAACTCCTTTATCCGCCCAAATGGATGGATGGTTTTGCACGCAGTCTACAATCTCCACACTGCCGATGATGGAGCCAAAAGGCATATTTCCAAACATGGTTTCTTTAGCTATTGTAGCAAATGCTGCCTTTGTCTGCGCATCAGTTAGGTCAACGCTAAACTTTCTACCATGGGAACCGGAAGCATGAATAAGGACACGTCCACGGAAATTTGTTCGCCAACTCCGGTTCTCAATATCCTTGATGCCGTGGACTATCAAAGAGGCCCACGGTTGTTTTATTGTTATTGCTTTCATTTCTATTCTGATTTGTATTATTTAAAAAATCCCAATTCTTTACTTAGTCTCTTTTTTGCTATGCCTATATAGTTAGGATTAAGCTCAGCTCCTACATAATAGCGGTTGAGCTTCCTGGCAACTACGGCCGTAGTACCAGAACCCATGAACGGGTCAATTACGATACCATCTTCAGGGCAGCCCGCTTTAATGCAATCAACTATCAAATTCTCTGGAAATACTGCAAAGTGTGCATCTTTATAAGAGGATGTTGGAATGTGCCAAACTGAACGTTTATTAGCTTTGTCTGCATACTGATATTCACGTGTCGTACTCTTCCGGAACATCGGATTGGATTCCTCCAAACTGTTAGCAGTCGCAAAAGCCTTATATCCTACATTCTCAACTTTGCCAAGCCTACTTTTTACGCTTTGAGAAGCTGTCTGCTGAATAGATTTACTATCAAAATAGTATTTTTTACTCTTTGATAAGAGAAAGATGTATTCATGCGACTTCGTACATCTATCCGTAACACTTTCCGGCATCGGATTAGGTTTACTCCAAATGATATCCTGCCGCAAATACCAACCATCGGCACGAAGAGCAAAAGCAAGCATCCACGGAATGCCTATTAAATCTTTATTTTTGCATCCCGTACACTGTTTTACCAATGTAGCTTTGCCAAGTGTCCCTCTATTTGTTCCTTGCTTATAATTCATTGCATTATCTGGGAAACGCGCTGCACCTTTCATGGAACCAGCATAGCTGTCTCCGATATTCACCCACAATGTACCATCGTTTTTTAAAACCCGATAAACCTCATGGAATACATTCACTAATTTCTCAATATATTCTTCCGGAGTTTTTTCAAGTCCTATTTGAGCTTCATTGCCATAGTCACGTAGCCCGTAATATGGTGGAGAAGTAACACAGCAATTAATACTCTTATCTGGAAGTGATTGCAACCAAGTAAGACATTCTGCATTATATATTTGATTTAGATTCATATCTATTTCGGTTATTAGTCAAACAATTTAAATTCATACACCCAAACAAAAGGATTATGTTCCCATGTCCCTCTTCCGGATACTTTGTTTATCAAAGCGGCAAAGGCTTCACGGGGAGTAGAAAATGGATACTGACCTATATATCCAATATTTGAAGTAAATCCGTATTGTACACCCTTTAAATGTTCTTCAATTCCTTCTTTTAAGCAATCTTCATCTGATATGTCTTGTAAACGTTCTACTCCGACATTGGTAATTCTGATTTTATATGGCATATGTTCAGCCTTGACAAACATTTTGTTTTTCCATCCTGCGCCAGTACTGCACTTATCAGGCAGACCGCAATGAAGTTCATAGAAAACATATTCGTAGCTCATTGCCACCACCAAAACTTCACCTATCCGGAGTGGAGAAGTTATAGTATCACAGAAGTAATTATCTGTTATCTTATCCTTTATACCAAAATAGATATTTTCATCCTTTGGATTTGTCTTTTGGCTGTCAGGAACAGGAACTAATACAAAGTTGGAATTGATAGATGCATAGTAATTCAGCTTCTTATCCGCAATTATTCTCCTTGTAATTCGTTTCCGACCATCCAATACAGCCTTCGTTAAGCCGTATTTATCATTGAACATGATTTTCTTCATATCTGTTCTTATTTTTAATTATTCGACTTGTTCCTCACCTTCACGTATTAGGGTAAAAGGTAGTTTGGCACCACAATTCACACAATAAGCTGTTTTACCCCTGTTTAAGGAACCCCCATCGGAATATTCCCCACCGGAATATATGCCGTCGGAATTATGCACACTCGTGTAACTCATTCTAAACAGATCACTATACTGATAACCGTAAAAACCATCGCAATAAGGGCAAGGAAGCGGTTGTGCTTCAGTTACTTTTATGGAGATTTTTTTGCTCATTTCTTTCTTTATATTAAATTTCGTAAGCAATATTCAACTATCCAATAAAGGATAAAATAAAAGGCCGCATATAGTCCAATGATGGAGAATACGGCCAATAAGTATTTAAGTGATTTCATCGTCTGCTTTTTCCTTTGATTTCGATTACATTAAACATTTCATTGATTCGGTCTGCGATATATTCCCCATATTTAGGCTCAAACTCTTCCGGCTGCATATTGGTAGTCATAAACGTTTTGCATATCCTACGATTGTCGTATCTGGATTGGAGAATATACTGTATTATATCCATTTCAGAACCAAAGTATTTTACCCTTGGTTCTTTCCCTACTTCGTCAATACCTAGGGCAATTCCGTTTAACCCATCGTATTTAGAAATACCATCAACTCCCTTTCTGGTGTATTGATTAGAAATGAATGTAGCTGATTCAATAGGAAATCCACCAGATAAGTAATATCCGGTTTCGTCTTTACCATTGCTATACCTGTCGTACAATTGGACAATTTTCAATATCGTGGATTTACCAGTTCCAACAGGACCATACAGTAATAAACCTTTGTTTCCATCTAGTTTTTCCGATCCCTTGATGAGATATAAAAAAAGCTCGTTCATAAAATCACGATTTCTTTCATCAACAGTGAATTCGGGACATGCCAATAAACAGCACCTACGGAAAAGAGCTGAAGAATTCCTGAAAGCAACTGCATCATAACTTGACCGTCCGAACTTTAACGGCACACTCTGAGGATTGATTTGATTTCTGATTGTTTCCATGCTTTAATTTTAACCATTCTTGATAATCTCGTTCAGTTCCCGTAAATACAACCCCAGTCCAATTAGATTCAATAGCTCTTTCAATCTGCCGGATGGCAAACTCTTCTTCAAACTTGGAAAGTTTATCAAGCGAAAGTTGAAGGGCGTAGTTGAGCTTCTTTTTCCATTTCGGAGTTTTACGGAGTGCTTCCCAAGCTGATATAAAAGCCATAGAAGTGAAAGGGTAAACTAACGGAGTTTCATCTCCTTTTTCCTTTCGGGATTTCTTCTTATCGGGTGGGGGATTCTCGTGCGTATGCGCGAGACTCTCTTCTTTGTTTATAGTTTTAATATCTATAATAGGTGGAATTTTCGTTTCATCTAAACATTTTCCAGATGATAGTTCAGATGATGCCAAATTATCATCTAAGCATTTTACAGGTGTTTCTACAGATGATTCTACAGGTGGTATTTCTCCACCTTCGTTATTATCATCTGAACTTTCATCTGTAGAATCATCTGTACTTTCATCTGGAAAATAGACGGATGATATTACAGTAGTAAATGAGTAATAACAACCTATTCGCTTGTCTTTTGTCGATTGGAAGTAAAGTAATCCGGCATCGCTCAAATCACCCCTTGATTTTATTAAGGTTTTCTCTGACATATTCAGAATAGAACACAAATCAGAGTTCTTCTTTTTAAAAACATCCTTCCACTTCATTTCATTACAGATGGCTACAAGTTCGTGATAAAGAGCTTGGGCGGCTGTTGTGAGATAGGTATCATCCCGAACCTTTCGGAGCTTGGATATTAGTTGATAACTATTCATAAACGGAAATATCTATTTGCTGCACATTCATCAAAAGACTTCACACGCTCTATGAGACGCTTTTGCCGCTGTCTGAATGCCAAGTTATTATCGTACTTATTATGGCATTCCCGACAAAATCCTACAATGTTCTGAGGATTGGTGTAGTGTTCCGGATACATGCTCTTAGGAATCAAATGTGCGGCATCTACAGCCGGCTTACCACATATTGCACAAGAGGGAGAAAGTGACTGCTTTATTTTAGCAACTTCTCTGTTTCTCTGAGCTTGTTTACTGCTTACCTGTTTCATATCTAATATTTATAGGTTTCTAATTAAAAGCCCCGAAGCGTATTCTTCGGGGCGATTCAACATTTATTCCAACGAAACACACTACTAACAGGAACTTATACAAAGCTTCGGCTTCTTTTCAGTCGTGTCACCGGCAATCATCAGCCAGCCCCCGTACTTTGTATAAGCTGAATTCCCGCTTTTATATGCTTCTCTCTCTAAGGTTTGTGGACGGTCTGGATTTGAACCAGAACTATAAGGGTGCACCGGTACTTATAGCAGACCACACCGCCCGTGTGCTGTTTTATTTACGGAATTAAAAACAGCAAAAACTAACCGCGCTCATTTCAATGTTTTTATTGAAGGAATCCGAAAATAGAGCGAAAAACAACGTTCCCCATGTGGAGGAAGGCGGGACTCGAACCCGCAATCGGATGATATTCTACGCCGTCAGGCTATTTACGTCCATCCTTTTCACCGCTGACGGGCGGTTACTTAACAATACCAATTCTGCCACTTCTCCATGTCTGCCCACTATATCTTGCAGACAAGCAGGCAGGTTAACAAAGTTACTTACCATGTTTCATTCGATGGCAATCCTCACATAAAATCTCAAGACAATACAGGAACTCTAATTCATGTCCAACTATGGAATATCCTGCAATGTCATAGACCTTGTGATGGACTTCCAAATTGTATGTCTTACCGCACACCTGACATCTATGACCATCGCGAATTCTAACCTTGCGTTTTACCTCTTCCCAATAAGGATTATTTCTCAGACTCTGCCGATACTTCGTCGGTCGCCCCTTCTTGTGCGCCAGTCTCGTCATTTTCTTCCTCCTTTCTCCATGGACTTTCTTCTATTGGTACTCTATGCCATTCATGGCGTTGGATAGGAACAATCTCACCACTACCTTCATTCAAGAAGTCTTCAATCCAGTGTTCTAACCAAACATCCTGACCATCTTCTTCCCAGACTTCAACAATATTTTCATCCTTGCCAAACTTTCGAAGGTTCTTTCTAGTATCCTTCACATCTATATCTGGTAATTCATAGCCAAGTGTTTTAAAGGCTGCCTGATTCATTTCACCTGAATTGAAAAGGTCATTGTATTCATGCTTCGGTATTTCCTGAACCAACGCCAGACGAAATGTATCATTTACCCATGAATAATACAGGTAATGCCCCATCACAGGAATACGGAAGGTATCAATCATTTTTAAAGGATAATCCTTAATGCCTTTCTTTGCCAAGTTCACAAGGTCTTTGAATTGGGTATGTAATGCAGAAATCTTTGCCTCAAAGTCTTTCTTCTCTGTGTTGAACTTGATTTTCAAAGCTTCGAACTGTGCTTCAAGTTCCGGCATCTGTTCCTCGGCAATCTCGCCATAGTTCGCACGAATAGTTGAGATTTCATAATCATCCATCACCCGGTTAGCAATTACATCTTTTTCTTGGATGGTTACAAAATGCTCTGACAACTTCTTTTTAACGTCGTCCATACAGACGCAATCAGAGAAAATAACTTCGGGGAATTTTACTGTGGAAGGAAGCTTGAATTTAAGTTCCTCCGGTACATAATCTTTTAAATCAATCATTATTTCTTAGTTTTTAATTTCTTAAGCATTTTCTTGCACCTTCTACACAAATCCTGGTCGGGAGATGTTTTGGAAGCGTATTTCTCTATTCTATCAGAGCACTGCATAAGTAAACGCTCTATTATTTGAATATCTGTTTTACATAAATTCATTATTAA
The DNA window shown above is from Bacteroides faecium and carries:
- a CDS encoding Lar family restriction alleviation protein, coding for MNKKVILPCPFCGEIPVLERQYLPASLCLSCKNDNCYVNPAIEITVFCKKNSDGFTFAPQFEQHENEIIEKWNKRNV
- a CDS encoding ASCH domain-containing protein, producing the protein MKAITIKQPWASLIVHGIKDIENRSWRTNFRGRVLIHASGSHGRKFSVDLTDAQTKAAFATIAKETMFGNMPFGSIIGSVEIVDCVQNHPSIWADKGVYNWVLANPVLFKKPIPAKGRLSFWEYDNLSEDARNVVDDVIKKLKSE
- a CDS encoding DNA-methyltransferase, producing MNLNQIYNAECLTWLQSLPDKSINCCVTSPPYYGLRDYGNEAQIGLEKTPEEYIEKLVNVFHEVYRVLKNDGTLWVNIGDSYAGSMKGAARFPDNAMNYKQGTNRGTLGKATLVKQCTGCKNKDLIGIPWMLAFALRADGWYLRQDIIWSKPNPMPESVTDRCTKSHEYIFLLSKSKKYYFDSKSIQQTASQSVKSRLGKVENVGYKAFATANSLEESNPMFRKSTTREYQYADKANKRSVWHIPTSSYKDAHFAVFPENLIVDCIKAGCPEDGIVIDPFMGSGTTAVVARKLNRYYVGAELNPNYIGIAKKRLSKELGFFK
- a CDS encoding ATP-binding protein, whose translation is METIRNQINPQSVPLKFGRSSYDAVAFRNSSALFRRCCLLACPEFTVDERNRDFMNELFLYLIKGSEKLDGNKGLLLYGPVGTGKSTILKIVQLYDRYSNGKDETGYYLSGGFPIESATFISNQYTRKGVDGISKYDGLNGIALGIDEVGKEPRVKYFGSEMDIIQYILQSRYDNRRICKTFMTTNMQPEEFEPKYGEYIADRINEMFNVIEIKGKSRR
- a CDS encoding HNH endonuclease, with product MKQVSSKQAQRNREVAKIKQSLSPSCAICGKPAVDAAHLIPKSMYPEHYTNPQNIVGFCRECHNKYDNNLAFRQRQKRLIERVKSFDECAANRYFRL
- a CDS encoding HNH endonuclease, with protein sequence MTRLAHKKGRPTKYRQSLRNNPYWEEVKRKVRIRDGHRCQVCGKTYNLEVHHKVYDIAGYSIVGHELEFLYCLEILCEDCHRMKHGK